In one window of Oryzias melastigma strain HK-1 linkage group LG5, ASM292280v2, whole genome shotgun sequence DNA:
- the pfkmb gene encoding phosphofructokinase, muscle b, which yields MAQQAPIDPTKMGEGRAIAVLTSGGDAQGMNAAVRATVRVGLYTGAKVYFVHEGYQGLVDGGDHIRPATWESVSMMLQLGGTVIGSARCQDFRTKEGRTKAAYNLVKLGITNLCVIGGDGSLTGANQFRTEWKDLLADLIKDGKITATEAKSSSHLNIVGMVGSIDNDFCGTDMTIGTDSALHRIIEIVDAITTTAQSHQRTFILEVMGRHCGYLALVTALACGADWVFIPEMPPDEGWEDHLCRRLTEQRGRGSRLNIIIVAEGAIDRHGKPITCDLIKELVSKKLGFDTRTTILGHVQRGGTPSAFDRILASRMGVEAVMALLEATPDTPACVVSLSGNMAVRLPLMECVQVTKDVTTAMAEGRFDEAVKLRGKSFENNWNTYKMLAHIHPPETKSNINIAILNVGAPCAGMNAAVRAAVRIGLLQGHQMLAVHDSFDGLAHGMIEPITWAGVAGWTGKGGSILGTKRSLPHEFMEEISLSITKFNIHGIVIIGGFEAFLGGLEMVQAREKYEELCIPLVIVPATVSNNVPGSDFSIGADTALNMITMTCDRIKQSAAGTKRRVFIVETMGGFCGYLATMAGLASGADAAYIYEEPFNIHHLEMNVEHLVEKMKTTVKRGLILRNEKCNANYTTDFIFNLYSEEGKGVFDCRKNVLGHMQQGGTPSPFDRNFGTKMGIKSVLWLTDKLKECYRHGRIFANSQDSACVLGMRKRALVFQPLAELKEETDFEHRIPKKQWWLGLRPILKILAKYKINLDISHKAAMEHVIKRRGLVPQ from the exons ATGGCACAGCAGGCCCCCATCGACCCCACCAAGATGGGCGAGGGTCGCGCCATTGCTGTTCTGACCTCCGGAGGCGATGCGCAGG GAATGAATGCAGCTGTGAGAGCCACAGTACGAGTGGGACTGTACACTGGAGCCAAGGTTTACTTTGTTCACGAG GGTTACCAGGGTCTGGTGGATGGAGGCGACCACATTCGCCCGGCCACGTGGGAGAGTGTGTCGATGATGCTGCAGCTG GGTGGGACGGTGATCGGCAGCGCCCGATGTCAAGATTTCCGCACAAAGGAGGGCCGCACGAAGGCTGCCTACAACCTGGTGAAGCTGGGCATCACCAACCTGTGTGTCATTGGGGGCGACGGCAGTCTGACAGGCGCCAACCAGTTCCGGACGGAGTGGAAAGATCTCCTAGCAGATCTAATAAAAGACG GAAAAATCACAGCAACTGAGGCAAAAAGTTCCTCCCACCTCAACATTGTTGGCATGGTGGGCTCTATTGACAACGACTTCTGTGGAACTGACATGACCATTGGCACTGACTCCGCCCTGCATCGCATCATCGAGATAGTGGACGCCATCACCACCACGGCGCAGAG tCACCAGAGGACCTTTATTCTGGAAGTTATGGGACGGCATTGTGG CTACCTGGCTCTGGTGACGGCTCTGGCCTGTGGAGCCGACTGGGTGTTCATCCCGGAGATGCCTCCTGATGAGGGATGGGAGGATCATCTGTGCAGGAGGCTGACAGAG CAACGAGGCCGTGGCTCTCGGTTGAACATCATTATTGTTGCTGAGGGGGCGATAGACCGCCACGGTAAACCAATCACCTGCGACCTGATCAAGGAG CTGGTATCAAAGAAGCTCGGCTTTGACACCCGGACCACCATCCTGGGACATGTGCAGAGAGGAGGAACGCCCTCCGCTTTCGACCGGATCCTG GCGAGCAGGATGGGGGTGGAGGCCGTCATGGCCCTCCTGGAAGCCACGCCCGACACGCCGGCCTGTGTGGTCAGCTTGTCTGGAAACATGGCGGTCCGGCTGCCTCTCATGGAGTGTGTGCAAGTG ACTAAGGATGTCACAACAGCCATGGCTGAAGGCCGGTTTGATGAAGCCGTGAAGCTCAGGGGAAA GAGTTTTGAGAATAACTGGAATACGTACAAAATGCTCGCCCACATCCATCCACCAGAAACTAAA AGTAACATCAACATCGCCATATTGAACGTAGGCGCTCCATGTGCAGGAATGAACGCTGCCGTCCGAGCAGCGGTCAGGATCGGGCTCCTCCAGGGACATCAGATGCTGGCAGTGCATGACAGCTTCGATGGTCTGGCTCATGGGATG ATCGAGCCCATTACTTGGGCGGGGGTGGCAGGATGGACGGGAAAGGGGGGGTCCATACTAGGCACTAAAAG ATCTTTGCCACATGAGTTCATGGAGGAAATCAGTCTGAGCATCACCAAGTTCAACATCCACGGGATTGTCATCATCGGGGGCTTTGAG GCTTTCCTGGGAGGTCTGGAGATGGTGCAAGCAAGAGAGAAGTACGAGGAGCTCTGCATTCCACTCGTGATTGTTCCTGCCACCGTGTCCAACAACGTCCCGGGATCCGACTTCAGCATCGGAGCCGACACCGCCCTCAACATGATCACCATG ACGTGTGACAGGATCAAGCAATCTGCTGCTGGCACCAAGAGAAGAGTGTTCATCGTCGAGACCATGGGAGGGTTCTGTGGTTACCTGGCAACCATGGCGGGGTTGGCGTCTGGAGCTGATGCTGCCTACATTTACGAAGAGCCGTTCAACATTCATCACCTTGAG ATGAATGTAGAACATCTGGTTGAGAAGATGAAGACAACAGTGAAGAGAGGACTCATTCTCAG AAATGAGAAATGCAACGCTAACTACACCACCGACTTCATCTTCAACCTCTATTCTGAGGAGGGAAAGGGAGTTTTCGACTGCAGGAAGAATGTTCTTGgacacatgcagcag GGTGGCACTCCAAGTCCTTTTGACAGGAACTTCGGCACAAAGATGGGAATCAAGTCTGTCCTCTGGTTGACTGACAAGCTGAAAGAATGCTACAGACATG GTCGCATCTTTGCCAACTCTCAAGACTCCGCCTGTGTGCTGGGTATGAGGAAGAGAGCTTTGGTGTTCCAGCCTTTGGCAGAACTCAAAGAAGAAACTGACTTTGA ACATCGTATTCCAAAGAAACAGTGGTGGTTAGGACTGAGGCCCATCCTGAAGATCCTGGCAAAGTACAAGATCAACCTGGATATTTCTCACAAAGCAGCGATGGAACACGTCATCAAAAGGAGAGGCTTAGTCCCTCAATAG